From a single Mobula birostris isolate sMobBir1 chromosome 13, sMobBir1.hap1, whole genome shotgun sequence genomic region:
- the LOC140208706 gene encoding uncharacterized protein — protein MAHQRVHTGERQFTCSDCGKGFTSSSQLKVHQRVHTGERPYTCTDCGKGFTRSSNLMAHQRVHTGERPFTCSDCGKGFTSSSQLKVHQRVHTGERPFTCSVCGKEFTQSSQLKVHQQVHTGERPFTCSDCGKGFTQASHLLRHQSVHTGEWPFTCTDCGKGFTQSSPLMAHQRVHTGERPFTCSDCGKGFTWSSDLMAHQRVHTRERPFTCSECGKGFTTSSQLKVHQRVHTGERPFTCSDCGKGFTLSSNLKAHQRVYNGERPFTCSDCGKGFTSSSQLLRHQSVHTGEWLFTCSDCGKGFTSSSQLKVHQRVHTGERPFTCSDCGKGFTSSSQLLRHQSVHTGERPFTCSVCGKGFILSSQLKVHQRVHTGERPFTCSDCGKGFTSSSQLLRHQSVHTGERPFTCSDCGKGFTSSSQLKVHQRVHTGERPFTCSECGKGFTQLIHLQRHQQAHTG, from the coding sequence atggcacaccagcgagttcacaccggggagcggcagttcacctgctcggactgtgggaaaggattcacttcgtcatctcaactgaaggtacatcagcgagttcacactggagagaggccgtacacctgcacagactgtgggaagggattcactcggtcatctaacctaatggctcaccagcgagttcacaccggggagaggccgttcacctgctcagactgtgggaagggattcacttcgtcatctcaactgaaggtacatcagcgagttcacactggggagaggccgttcacttgttcagtgtgtgggaaggaattcactcagtcatctcagctgaaggtacatcagcaagttcacactggagagaggccgttcacctgctcagactgtgggaagggattcactcaggcatctcacctactgagacaccagtcagttcacactggagagtggccattcacctgcacagactgtgggaagggattcactcagtcatcccccctaatggcacaccagcgagttcacactggggagaggccgttcacctgctcagactgtgggaagggattcacttggtcatctgacctaatggctcaccagcgagttcacacaagggagaggccgttcacctgctcggaatgtgggaagggattcactacaTCATCTCAactaaaggtacatcagcgagttcacactggggagagaccattcacctgctcagactgtgggaagggatttactttgTCATCGAATTTGAAGGCGCATCAGAGAGTTTAcaatggagagaggccattcacctgctcagattgtgggaagggattcacttcgtcatctcagttactgagacaccagtcagttcacactggagagtggctgttcacctgctcggactgtgggaagggattcacttcgtcatctcaactgaaggtacatcagcgagttcacactggggagaggccgttcacctgctcagactgtgggaagggattcacttcatcatctcagttactgagacaccagtcagttcacactggtgagaggccgttcacctgctcagtgtgtgggaagggattcattctgtcatcacaactaaaggtacatcagcgagttcacactggggagaggcctttcacctgctcagactgtgggaagggattcacttcatcatctcagttactgagacaccagtcagttcacactggtgagaggccgttcacctgctcagactgtgggaaaggattcacttcgtcatctcaacttaaggtacatcagcgagttcacactggggaaagaccattcacctgctcagagtgtgggaaaggattcactcagttaatccacctacagagacaccagcaagctcacactgggtag